A region of the Bryobacteraceae bacterium genome:
GCCGGGCGGCCCGGTTGGCGGGCAGGATGCCGAAAGCGACACCGACGACGGCGGACACGATAAACGCGACCACGATGGAAAGCCTGGACACCGGGATGTAGATCTCATTCTGGAGCATGTTCGCCGCCACCGGGATGCTGACACCGGTGATGATCCCCACGAATCCGCCGCCAATGCTGATCAGCAGCGCCTCGAAGAGAAACTGAAGCAGGATCACCTTTCGCGAGGCCCCCAGCGACATGCGGATCCCGATCTCCCGCGTGCGCTCGGTCACCGTCACCAACATGATGTTCATGATGCCGATGCCGCTGATGACGAGCGCGATGGCCGAGATCAGGATCAGCACGATGGTGAGCACGGTGGCAATGGCGGAGGCGGCCTCGAGGATCGCCGTCAGGTTCTGCACCGTATACCGCGCGCCCGGCCGATGGCGGGAAGCGAGAATGGCGGCAATCTCCTGCGTCACTGCGGGCACGTCCTCGGCCAGGCGGACCTGCACGTACATCGGATCGACGCGCTCGATTTCGGTGAAGTAACGCTGGACGGAATAGGGGATGAGCGCGGCGCCGTGATCGCCCAGTTCGGACTGGCCGAAGGTGGACGTGCGCTCGCGGAAAACACCCACAACGGTGAATTGCAGCGAGCGGATCTTGATGATGCGGCCGATGGCCTGCGCCGGGCCGCCAAACAGCACCCGCGCCAGCTTGTCGTCCACCAGCGCCACCTTCTGCCGAAGGGCGATGTCCGAAGGGTCGAAGAAGCGGCCCGCCAGAAGCAGCAGGTTGCGCACCTGCGCATAGTACTCGTCCGTGCCGATGATGCGGACGTCGCGCTGCTGGCCGTCAATGATGATCGTATCCGTGGAATTGAGCACCGCCGAGGCGGCGACGATGCGCGACCCGAGCAGGCGGCGCACCGCCTCGACATCGGCCAGTTTCACGTAGTCGGCTGCGGCGCGCGTCATCTCCTGGCCGCCGGCGTCGTAGTAGGCCATGACCAGGTTGGATCCGATGCCGCGGATCCG
Encoded here:
- a CDS encoding ABC transporter permease yields the protein MPPLFLLKECLRFAFHALQANRIRTGLTALGLVIGNASVILVVTISLTSRDVILDRIRGIGSNLVMAYYDAGGQEMTRAAADYVKLADVEAVRRLLGSRIVAASAVLNSTDTIIIDGQQRDVRIIGTDEYYAQVRNLLLLAGRFFDPSDIALRQKVALVDDKLARVLFGGPAQAIGRIIKIRSLQFTVVGVFRERTSTFGQSELGDHGAALIPYSVQRYFTEIERVDPMYVQVRLAEDVPAVTQEIAAILASRHRPGARYTVQNLTAILEAASAIATVLTIVLILISAIALVISGIGIMNIMLVTVTERTREIGIRMSLGASRKVILLQFLFEALLISIGGGFVGIITGVSIPVAANMLQNEIYIPVSRLSIVVAFIVSAVVGVAFGILPANRAARLNPTEALRYE